Proteins from a single region of Fusobacterium gonidiaformans ATCC 25563:
- a CDS encoding MlaA family lipoprotein codes for MRNRLFLLLFLSIFSFSLFAEETGMSAQEEKEIQEMTEYFGDYDPWEGLNRRVYYFNYGFDKYFFVPVVEGYQKITPVFVQHRVSNFFDNTKNISSLGNALAQTKGRKSMRSLGRLSINTILGLGGLFDVASALGMPKPYEDFGLTLAHYGVPRGPYLILPILGPSYLRDAFGMLVDSQIANGKEFSIPRTYTLPLSAIDRKSRVRFRFYGTNSPFEYEYVRFLYKKYRTVQEETHQNFNIGGI; via the coding sequence ATGAGAAATAGACTTTTCTTGTTGTTATTTCTTTCTATTTTTTCTTTTTCTTTGTTTGCGGAAGAGACAGGTATGAGTGCTCAGGAAGAAAAAGAAATACAAGAAATGACCGAGTATTTTGGAGATTATGATCCTTGGGAGGGATTGAATCGTAGAGTATATTATTTTAACTATGGTTTTGATAAATATTTCTTTGTTCCTGTGGTAGAGGGATATCAAAAAATCACTCCTGTCTTTGTACAACATCGAGTGAGTAATTTTTTTGATAATACGAAAAATATCAGTAGTTTAGGAAATGCTTTGGCACAAACCAAAGGAAGAAAATCGATGCGTTCTCTAGGACGACTTAGCATCAATACTATCTTAGGCTTAGGGGGATTATTTGATGTGGCGAGTGCTTTAGGAATGCCAAAACCTTATGAAGATTTTGGTTTGACCTTAGCTCATTACGGAGTCCCGAGAGGACCTTATCTGATACTTCCGATATTAGGACCAAGTTATTTGCGAGATGCTTTTGGAATGCTAGTAGATAGCCAAATAGCCAATGGAAAGGAATTTTCTATTCCAAGAACTTATACTTTGCCATTATCTGCCATAGATAGAAAATCGAGAGTTCGTTTCCGATTCTATGGAACGAATTCTCCATTTGAATATGAATATGTTAGATTTTTATACAAGAAATATAGAACGGTACAAGAGGAAACTCATCAAAATTTTAATATAGGGGGGATTTAG
- the trmD gene encoding tRNA (guanosine(37)-N1)-methyltransferase TrmD, with protein sequence MKITVLTLFPDFFSAFQSESIIGRAIEMGKVEIVIRDIRDYCYDKHKQADDMPFGGGAGMVMKPEPLFRALADCSGKVIYTSPQGEKFSQKMALDLSEERELVIIAGHYEGIDERVIEEKVDMEISIGDYVLTGGELPAMVMMDSIIRLLPGVIRRESYENDSFFQGLLDYPQYTRPADYEGCKVPEVLLSGHHKKIEEWRFYQSVKRTLERRPDLLQGRVWTKQEKKILGELIKK encoded by the coding sequence CTGCTTTTCAAAGCGAAAGTATTATTGGAAGAGCCATTGAAATGGGAAAAGTGGAGATTGTCATTCGAGACATTCGAGATTACTGTTACGATAAACATAAACAGGCAGATGATATGCCCTTTGGGGGAGGTGCTGGAATGGTAATGAAACCGGAGCCTCTTTTTCGTGCACTTGCTGATTGTTCCGGAAAAGTAATTTACACTTCTCCGCAAGGAGAAAAGTTTTCACAAAAGATGGCTTTAGATTTGTCGGAAGAGAGAGAATTGGTCATCATTGCCGGACATTATGAGGGAATTGATGAAAGAGTGATTGAAGAAAAAGTAGATATGGAAATTTCTATTGGAGATTATGTGTTAACGGGAGGAGAACTTCCTGCTATGGTCATGATGGATAGTATTATTCGCCTTTTGCCGGGAGTGATTCGGAGAGAGTCCTATGAAAATGATTCTTTTTTTCAAGGACTTTTAGATTATCCACAGTATACAAGACCGGCAGACTATGAGGGCTGCAAAGTTCCTGAGGTACTTCTGTCAGGTCATCATAAAAAAATAGAAGAATGGCGTTTTTATCAAAGTGTGAAAAGGACTTTGGAGAGAAGACCGGATCTTTTACAAGGAAGAGTTTGGACAAAGCAAGAAAAGAAAATTTTAGGAGAGTTAATCAAAAAATGA
- a CDS encoding RNA methyltransferase: MRKQIYLALVHYPVYNKRRDVVCTSVTNFDIHDISRTCSTYDIKGYRLVVPVDAQKKLTERILGYWQEGFGGNYNKDREEAFVRTRVAESIEEVIAEIEKIEGKKPKIVTTSARHFPNTVSFANLQEKLFETENQPYLLLFGTGWGLTDEVMAMSDYILEPIRANSKYNHLSVRAAVAIIVDRLLGEN; this comes from the coding sequence ATGAGAAAGCAAATTTATTTAGCCTTGGTACATTATCCAGTATATAACAAGAGAAGAGATGTGGTTTGTACTTCGGTAACCAATTTTGATATTCATGATATTTCAAGGACTTGTAGTACTTACGATATTAAAGGTTATCGTTTAGTTGTACCTGTGGATGCTCAAAAAAAGCTAACGGAAAGAATTTTGGGGTATTGGCAGGAAGGATTCGGAGGAAATTACAATAAAGATCGAGAAGAAGCTTTTGTACGAACAAGAGTTGCAGAAAGTATCGAAGAAGTTATTGCAGAAATTGAAAAAATAGAAGGAAAGAAACCTAAAATTGTAACTACTTCTGCAAGACATTTTCCAAATACAGTATCTTTTGCAAATTTACAAGAAAAGTTATTTGAAACGGAAAATCAACCCTATTTATTATTGTTTGGAACAGGTTGGGGATTGACGGATGAAGTGATGGCTATGTCGGATTATATTCTAGAACCGATTCGGGCTAATTCCAAGTACAATCATTTATCGGTAAGAGCTGCTGTGGCTATTATTGTAGATCGTTTATTAGGAGAAAACTAA
- a CDS encoding PolC-type DNA polymerase III, with protein sequence MSSKEIRMKPGRELLQRLGIQFMQLEEIRYSERRNVLRVFCVLPTYLAISELERLHQDLQITFGNNVKIEFSSKLLDENIPKEELKNIVDLAIQRLRKTEPRFKSFLCNYRIFIEGNDIYLEVNTDCGIEIIEDGHGSQKLEAVLYEYGLKYYSIHIERGDFTAENLHRERERKEEIRQIEKKAIQEQNEIAAKAAAKVPTIPEKTDFPKRGNGGFSRNKTREIKGSPIPMKDFAEVMEEDTCIVEGEIFSLEDRELSTGNILKTLWITDESNSLTAKLFLKKDEVLEIAKNDYVRIEGKVQIDTYAQNEKIIMIQAINRLERKKTKKEDLAEEKMVELHTHTKMSEMVGVTEVGDIIKRAKQYGHSAVAITDYGVVHSFPGAHKAAKEAGIKAILGCEAYMIDDTLPIVHNLKEDQDLEKASFVVYDLETLGFNSHEGKIIEIGAVKIVEKRIVDRFSQLVNPGQSIPQNIVDVTNITDSMVQNEPNIEEVLPKFLDFIEGSILVAHNADFDIGYLKQQCKQQGYSDFNPSFIDTLQMAKDLYPELKQFGLGPLNKKLGLSLENHHRAVDDCQATGNMFLIFLDKYLDQGIHKLSEMQGAFPVNTKKQNTRNVMLLVKDRVGLENLNRLVSDAHLYHFGNRKPRVLKSNLEKYREGLIVGCSLTGHSINDSDLFHDYSTGNMERIPEKISFYDYIELLPRQAYTENIEYNGTGLISGNSYIEKMNQYFYDLAKEKGILVTGSSNVHYLDPEEAKIRTILLYGSGMVHGAKAYKTDNGFYFRTTGELLEEFSYLGEEAAKEILIQNTNAIAEKIEVIKPIPDGFYPPSIDNAEETVREMTYEKAYRIYGNPLPEIVEKRLERELNAIIGNGFSVLYLSAQKLVKKSLDNGYLVGSRGSVGSSLVAFMMGITEVNALYPHYICTNPDCKHVEFIEREGVGIDLPEKKCPKCGQMYKRDGYSIPFEVFMGFNGDKVPDIDLNFSGEYQSEIHRYCEELFGKENVFKAGTISTLAEKNAAGYVKKYFEDNGMSISQAEVMRLAKKCEGAKKTTGQHPGGMVVVPSDHTIFEFCPVQKPANDENSDSITTHYDYHVMDEQLVKLDILGHDDPTTIKLLQEYTGLDIYGIPLSDPDTLKIFSSTESLGVTPQQIGSEVATFGIPEFGTPFVRQMLLDTRPTTFAELVRISGLSHGTDVWLNNAQEFIRQKQATLSEVITVRDDIMNYLIDQGIEKGTAFKIMEFVRKGKPSKDPEGWKKYSDLMKEKHVKDWYIESCRRIKYMFPKGHAVAYVMMAIRIAYFKVHYPLAFYAAYLSRKAEDFNFETLGTPEKARIRLEELSKEGKLDVKKKAEQALCEVMIEMEARHIELLPIDLYHSAGKKFLIQGDKIRVPLIALAGLGGAVIDNILEERQKESFISIEDFKKRTKVSQTIVEKMKDLKIIENMNETNQISLF encoded by the coding sequence ATGTCAAGTAAAGAAATCAGGATGAAGCCTGGAAGAGAGTTACTACAAAGACTAGGAATTCAATTCATGCAGTTAGAGGAAATTCGTTATTCGGAACGAAGAAATGTACTGCGTGTTTTTTGTGTTCTTCCGACTTATCTTGCGATTTCTGAGTTAGAAAGATTGCATCAAGATTTACAGATTACTTTTGGAAACAATGTAAAAATAGAGTTTAGTTCTAAGCTTTTAGATGAAAATATTCCCAAAGAAGAATTGAAAAATATTGTAGATTTGGCAATTCAACGACTCCGAAAAACAGAGCCGAGATTTAAATCATTTTTATGCAATTATAGAATTTTTATTGAAGGAAATGATATTTATTTAGAAGTGAATACGGATTGTGGAATTGAAATTATCGAAGATGGGCATGGAAGCCAAAAATTAGAGGCAGTGCTTTATGAATATGGTTTAAAGTACTATTCTATACATATCGAAAGGGGAGATTTCACAGCCGAAAATCTACATCGAGAAAGAGAAAGAAAAGAAGAAATTCGACAAATAGAGAAAAAAGCAATTCAGGAACAAAATGAAATTGCAGCGAAAGCTGCTGCCAAAGTTCCAACAATACCGGAGAAAACGGATTTTCCAAAACGTGGGAATGGAGGTTTTTCCAGAAATAAAACAAGAGAAATCAAAGGGAGTCCTATTCCTATGAAAGATTTTGCAGAGGTTATGGAAGAGGATACTTGTATTGTAGAAGGAGAAATTTTCTCTTTAGAGGATAGAGAATTATCGACAGGAAATATTCTAAAAACCTTATGGATTACGGATGAAAGTAATTCTTTGACTGCCAAGCTTTTTCTAAAGAAAGACGAAGTCTTGGAAATTGCAAAAAACGATTATGTCAGAATTGAGGGAAAGGTCCAAATTGATACCTATGCTCAAAACGAAAAAATCATCATGATACAAGCAATCAATCGTTTAGAACGAAAGAAAACGAAAAAAGAAGATTTGGCAGAAGAAAAAATGGTAGAGCTTCACACACATACAAAAATGAGTGAAATGGTCGGAGTAACAGAAGTTGGAGACATTATAAAAAGAGCAAAACAATACGGACATTCTGCTGTAGCCATTACGGATTATGGAGTGGTCCATTCTTTCCCGGGAGCTCATAAAGCAGCCAAAGAAGCAGGAATCAAAGCAATTTTAGGTTGTGAGGCCTATATGATAGATGATACTTTACCAATCGTCCATAATTTGAAAGAGGACCAAGACTTGGAAAAGGCAAGTTTTGTAGTTTATGACTTGGAAACCTTAGGTTTCAATTCTCATGAGGGAAAAATTATTGAAATTGGAGCTGTCAAAATTGTAGAAAAAAGAATTGTGGATCGTTTTTCACAACTGGTGAATCCCGGGCAAAGTATTCCACAAAATATCGTGGATGTAACAAATATTACAGACAGTATGGTACAAAATGAACCGAACATTGAAGAAGTGCTCCCTAAGTTTTTAGACTTTATTGAGGGAAGTATTCTCGTAGCTCACAATGCTGATTTTGACATCGGTTATTTGAAACAACAATGTAAACAACAGGGATATTCAGATTTCAATCCTAGCTTTATTGATACTTTACAAATGGCGAAGGATCTTTATCCGGAATTGAAGCAATTCGGATTGGGACCTTTGAATAAGAAATTAGGCTTATCTTTGGAGAATCACCATAGAGCGGTAGATGACTGTCAAGCAACGGGAAATATGTTCTTAATTTTCTTAGATAAATATTTAGATCAAGGAATTCATAAATTATCAGAAATGCAGGGAGCTTTTCCTGTGAATACGAAAAAGCAAAATACGAGAAATGTTATGTTATTGGTGAAAGATAGAGTGGGGCTTGAAAACTTAAATCGTTTGGTTTCGGATGCTCATCTTTATCATTTTGGGAATCGAAAACCAAGAGTTTTGAAATCAAACTTAGAAAAATATCGAGAAGGATTGATAGTAGGTTGTTCTTTGACGGGACATTCTATCAATGATAGTGATTTGTTTCATGATTACTCGACAGGAAATATGGAAAGAATCCCTGAAAAAATATCCTTTTATGACTATATAGAACTATTACCGAGACAGGCTTATACAGAGAATATAGAGTACAATGGAACGGGACTCATTTCCGGAAATAGCTATATTGAGAAAATGAATCAATATTTTTATGACTTGGCAAAAGAAAAAGGGATTTTGGTGACAGGAAGTTCCAATGTGCATTATTTAGATCCGGAAGAAGCAAAGATAAGAACAATTTTACTCTATGGAAGTGGAATGGTCCATGGAGCGAAGGCGTACAAGACCGATAATGGTTTCTATTTCCGTACGACTGGAGAATTATTAGAGGAATTTTCTTATTTAGGAGAAGAAGCTGCCAAGGAAATTCTGATTCAAAATACGAATGCAATTGCAGAAAAAATTGAAGTGATAAAACCAATTCCGGACGGTTTTTATCCGCCATCGATTGACAATGCAGAGGAAACAGTACGAGAGATGACCTATGAAAAGGCGTATCGTATCTATGGCAATCCTTTACCTGAAATTGTAGAAAAGAGATTGGAGAGAGAATTAAATGCGATTATTGGAAATGGATTTTCGGTATTGTATCTTTCCGCTCAAAAATTAGTAAAGAAATCTTTGGATAATGGTTATTTGGTTGGTTCTCGGGGATCGGTAGGTTCTTCTTTGGTTGCTTTTATGATGGGAATTACGGAAGTAAATGCTTTGTATCCTCACTATATTTGTACGAATCCGGATTGTAAGCATGTGGAGTTTATTGAAAGAGAAGGGGTAGGGATTGACTTACCGGAAAAGAAATGTCCAAAGTGTGGACAAATGTATAAACGAGACGGATATTCCATTCCTTTTGAAGTGTTCATGGGATTCAATGGAGATAAGGTTCCGGATATTGATTTGAACTTCTCCGGAGAATATCAATCGGAAATTCATCGATATTGTGAAGAACTTTTTGGAAAAGAGAATGTCTTTAAGGCAGGAACGATTTCTACCTTAGCAGAAAAAAATGCTGCCGGTTATGTAAAAAAATATTTTGAAGACAATGGAATGAGTATCAGCCAAGCAGAAGTTATGCGACTTGCTAAGAAATGTGAGGGAGCAAAAAAGACAACAGGGCAACATCCGGGAGGAATGGTTGTCGTTCCTTCGGATCATACTATTTTTGAATTTTGTCCGGTGCAAAAACCGGCGAATGATGAAAACAGCGATTCGATTACCACTCACTATGATTATCATGTTATGGACGAACAGTTAGTAAAATTGGATATTCTGGGACATGACGATCCGACAACGATAAAATTACTACAAGAATATACAGGCTTGGATATTTATGGAATTCCTTTATCGGATCCGGATACTTTAAAGATATTCTCCAGTACAGAATCTTTAGGGGTGACTCCTCAACAAATCGGCTCCGAAGTAGCAACCTTTGGAATTCCGGAATTTGGAACTCCTTTTGTAAGACAAATGTTATTAGATACCAGACCGACAACTTTTGCAGAGCTTGTTAGAATTTCCGGTCTATCTCATGGAACGGACGTTTGGTTAAACAATGCTCAAGAGTTTATTCGACAAAAACAAGCGACACTTTCGGAAGTTATCACAGTGCGGGATGACATTATGAACTATTTGATTGACCAAGGCATCGAGAAAGGGACTGCTTTTAAAATTATGGAATTTGTCCGAAAGGGAAAACCAAGTAAGGATCCTGAGGGATGGAAGAAATATTCGGATTTGATGAAAGAAAAACATGTCAAAGATTGGTATATTGAATCTTGTCGTAGAATCAAATATATGTTTCCAAAAGGACATGCGGTTGCCTATGTTATGATGGCAATTCGGATTGCATATTTTAAAGTACACTATCCTTTGGCATTCTATGCAGCTTATTTGTCGAGAAAGGCGGAAGATTTTAATTTTGAAACTTTGGGAACTCCTGAAAAAGCGAGAATTCGTTTAGAAGAATTGTCAAAAGAAGGAAAATTGGACGTAAAGAAAAAGGCGGAGCAAGCTCTTTGTGAAGTGATGATAGAAATGGAAGCAAGGCATATAGAGCTGTTGCCAATTGATTTATACCATTCTGCTGGAAAAAAATTCTTGATTCAAGGAGATAAAATCCGAGTTCCTTTGATTGCTTTAGCCGGATTGGGTGGAGCCGTTATTGATAATATTTTAGAGGAAAGACAAAAAGAAAGTTTTATTTCGATTGAAGATTTTAAGAAAAGGACAAAAGTTTCTCAGACCATTGTGGAAAAAATGAAAGATTTAAAAATTATAGAAAATATGAATGAAACGAATCAAATTTCGTTGTTTTAA
- a CDS encoding serine protein kinase PrkA: MKKILCSFLCLLSLSLYGNAEIDKWYESYPFQNPYDATIIGSSMLMTQGVSEKVPKKNYEIVTREQGQLPENLWNHTKFRFSLMKQKKKAPLIFLLAGTGSDYNSLRMELFQRILYDAGFHVISISSQMTVNFIASASKFHVPGLLEEDSKDMYEIMKKCYQAVEKEVEVSDFLLTGYSLGATNAAFISKLDETEQFFNFQRVFMVNPAVNLYSSARQLDNYLNQVTGNSVSNLEKMLEALLTKLKEESKNEYTGLTSESIFKSFQGNQFSDAQKAALVGLAFRMNAIDLNYVSDLLAKTGVYTKLDEHIKKFSPMLSYFVKIKFGDFGSYVDKVALPHYQKKLGEAYSKERLIAESSLHGVQDYLRKSPKIVVVTNEDELILSKEDLAFLRATMGDRIFVYPKGGHCGNMFYTPNIQVMLNFLKEGVFIHEK, translated from the coding sequence ATGAAAAAAATATTATGTAGTTTTCTATGTTTGCTTTCTCTCTCTTTATATGGAAATGCAGAGATAGACAAGTGGTATGAAAGTTATCCTTTTCAAAATCCTTATGATGCAACTATCATAGGAAGTTCTATGTTGATGACACAGGGAGTGAGCGAAAAAGTTCCTAAAAAAAATTATGAAATTGTAACAAGGGAGCAGGGGCAATTACCTGAAAATTTATGGAATCATACGAAATTTCGTTTTTCTTTGATGAAGCAAAAAAAGAAAGCACCTTTGATTTTTCTGTTGGCAGGGACCGGCTCAGACTATAATTCTTTACGCATGGAATTGTTTCAAAGAATTTTATACGATGCAGGTTTTCATGTCATTTCTATTTCTTCTCAAATGACAGTGAATTTTATTGCGAGTGCTTCTAAATTTCATGTTCCGGGACTTTTAGAAGAAGATAGTAAAGATATGTATGAAATCATGAAAAAATGCTATCAAGCAGTAGAAAAAGAAGTAGAAGTGAGTGATTTTCTTTTGACAGGTTATAGTCTTGGAGCGACCAATGCCGCCTTTATTAGCAAATTAGACGAAACAGAACAGTTTTTTAATTTTCAAAGAGTGTTTATGGTCAATCCGGCCGTCAATTTATACTCTTCTGCAAGGCAACTAGATAACTATTTAAATCAAGTGACCGGAAATAGTGTTAGCAATTTAGAAAAGATGCTGGAGGCTCTGCTAACAAAATTAAAAGAGGAATCTAAAAATGAGTACACAGGTTTGACTTCCGAAAGTATTTTTAAATCCTTTCAAGGAAATCAATTTTCTGATGCCCAGAAGGCAGCCTTGGTAGGTCTTGCGTTTCGAATGAATGCAATCGATTTAAATTATGTATCTGATTTATTGGCAAAAACAGGAGTCTATACAAAATTAGATGAGCATATCAAAAAATTTAGTCCCATGCTATCTTATTTTGTGAAAATCAAATTTGGAGATTTTGGAAGCTATGTGGATAAGGTTGCTTTACCACATTATCAAAAGAAATTAGGAGAAGCATATTCCAAAGAAAGATTGATAGCAGAGTCCAGTTTACATGGAGTTCAAGATTACTTGAGAAAAAGTCCTAAGATTGTAGTAGTAACGAATGAAGATGAGTTGATTCTTTCCAAAGAGGACCTTGCTTTTTTAAGAGCAACGATGGGAGATAGAATTTTTGTTTATCCTAAAGGAGGACACTGTGGAAATATGTTCTACACTCCGAATATTCAAGTAATGTTAAATTTCTTGAAAGAGGGGGTGTTCATTCATGAGAAATAG